Genomic window (bacterium):
GACGGCCAGGCGTATGCCAAGCTGCACGTGATCGGGATCGAGGGCGCGACGCAGGCCGTCATGGGGCGGGTCACCATCGAGTACGCGGTGCAGCCCACGAAGGGTGCGACGATGGGCGAAGCGAAGACCGCGACGGTCGAGGTCTCGCCCGGCGCGCGCGTGTACTTCAGCCTCACGCGGGGCGCGGTGTCTGATGCGTCGGATTGGGACCTGCTGTTCGAGGGGTGGACGATCCGGCTGAACGGCGGTGCGAGCGGCAGCGGCGCCGCGGGCGCGGTGGTGGTGGACGAGCCGTTCGACGGGATCACGGATGCATCGGACATGGGGACGCTGTACCAGGCCGACCGCTACGGCGGCGCGTTCGCGGCGCATCCCTGGTACCGCTACAACATCACGGGGAGCGACCACCAGATCTGGCCGACGTACGACGTCTACCTGGTGAAGCGCGGCTCCGAGGTCTATAAGGTCCAGCTCGTCTCGTACTACGAGCCGACGACGGGCGCGTCCCGCCACATCACCATGCGTTACGCGCGGCTCACGGACTGAGGAGGCGACGATGAGCGAGAGCGGGCGTGGCGTGCGGAGCGGGGTGCGCGGCCCGCGCCACGCGCGCCGCGTGGGGGCGCGGCCGATCCGGGCCGTATGGGCGTGCGCGGCGATCGCCGCGGCGCTGCTGCTCCACGCGCCGCTCGCGGCGCAGCCGGGCGGCGTGGTGCGGGGCCGGGTGGTGGAGGCCGGCAGCGGCGCTGCGGTGGCGTCGGCGGTGGTGAGCGTGGCGGATGCGTCCGAGCGCTCCGTGCTGACCGACGCAGACGGCGTGTTCCGGCTCGAGGGCCTGGCGCCGGGCACGCACCGCTTGCGCGTCACGCACATGGGCTACGCGGAGCGCGAAGTGGAAGTCGAGGTGACGCGCGCTGGCGAGGTGGTGGTGAACGTCGCCCTCACGCCGCGCGCGTTGCCGCTGGATGCGCTGGTGGTCACGGCAGGGCGGCGCCTCCAGGCGCTGAAGGACGTTCCGGTGCCGACGGAGGTGGTGAGCGCGGAGGAGATCCGGCGCAGCGGCGCATCGGACGTGGCCGCGGTGCTCGTCGAACGGACCGGCATCCAGCCGCAGGGCGGACACCCTTCCGGCTCGGGGCTCATGCTCCAGGGGTTGGGCTCCGAGCGTGTGCTGGTGTTGATCGACGGGCAGCCGTTCATCGGGCGGCTGTCCGGACAGATCGACCTCTCCCGCATCCCCGCGGCGGCCGTGGAGCGAATCGAGGTCGTGAAGGGGCCGCAGTCCACGCTGTACGGCTCGGAGGCGATGGGCGGCGTGGTGAACGTGATCACGCGGCCGGCCGGCGAGCGCGGCGAGCGTGCGTGGCGGGGCGAGGTCGTGATGGGCAGCGCGGACCGGCTGGATTTCGGCCTCGGCGCGCGCGGCGCCCTCGGCCGGCTCGGCTACGTTGCGGAGTTCGGTCGCCGCGAGATCGCGGTCACGCCGGGAATGGCGGACACCTCGGGCGCGCGTGCCGATCGCTGGGATGGCCTTGTGACGCTCCGCTGGTCCGGCGAGCGCAGCCACGTTGAGGCGAGTGCACTCGTGCTCGACGAGCGGCAGCGCTGGCGGACCGGCCAGCTCTACGACTTCGCGGACAACCGGCAGTGGTCGCTGCGTCTCGGCGGCAGCCATCGGGCCGGCGGGCACCGCTTCGTGCCGGTCCTTTATGTCACGGAGTTCCGGAACCTCGCGCGGCGCTCCACGATGCCCGAGCCCGTCGCCGGCACGGGCGAGGAAGAGGTGCAGCGCGAGATCGAGGCGGAGCTCGCCTACACGCTCCACGCGGGCCAACACGTGCTGGACGCGGGCGTGGAGGCGAAGCGCCGCTCCATCCGCTCGGTCCGCGTCGTCGGCGAGTCGCGGGCGCTGCACACGGTGGAGCCGTTCATCCAGGCGACGCTCGCCGCGGGGCCGTTCAGCGTGGTGCCCGGCGCGCGCTTCTCGTGGAGCGAGGAGTGGGGCACGCACTGGACGCCGCGTCTCGCCGCGCTGTGGCGTGCGACGCCGTCCCTCGCCGTGCGCGCGTCGCTCGGCACCGGCTACCGCGCGCCGGACTTCAAAGAGCTCTACATGCAGTTCCTCAACATCTCGCCGGGCATCGCGTACGCGGTGCGTGGCAACCCGGCCCTGCGGCCGGAGACGTCCACCAACGTGACCGGCAGCGTGGAATGGACGGGCGCCCAGGTCTACCTGCGCGCGCACGCGTTCCACAACCGGTTCGAGGACTTCATCGAGACCCGGGCGGTGGGCGACTCCGCAGGGGTGACGCTCTTCACGTACGGCAACGTCGACAACGGGCGCACCCGCGGCATCGAGCTCGAGGCGGGCGCGACGTGGCACGGGCTGCGGGGCGAGGCGGGCTACGCGTGGCTGGACGCGGAGCGCACCACGACCGGCGAGCAGCTGCTCGGCCGGCCCGCGCACTCGGCTCGGGTCTCGCTCACGTATCCGCTGCCGTTTGGCCTGCGCGCGAGCGCGTCGGGCGTCTACACGGGCCGCACGCCGATCCAGCGGACCGAGAGCGGCGAGGTGCTGCACCGCGACGGCTTCCTGCGCATCGACCTGCGGGTCGCGCAGGCGCTGCCCCGCGGCTTCGAGATCGCCGCGGGCGTGGACAACGTGCTGGACGAGCGGCCCGAGCACTGGCCCGGCTTCGCCGAGCGGCAGTTCCACGTCAGCATCGGCTGGCGGAGTGACGGCTCGCGTTGAAGCGGGCCAGGGCGGGGACGTGGGGCGTGTCGGATCCGGCCCTGGCAGGCGTGGTCGCGAACGGACTCGGAGTGACCGAGAAGGCAACGGCGCACGTACACGGTAGGGAAAGGGCATAGCATGAGGCGTGGATCCCGGAGGGCGGCCGTCATCGCCGCTCTGTTGACCGTTACACCCGCATCGGTCGTGGCCCAGCGGCCGGCTTCCCCGGCGGCCGCGTCGAACGGCGGCGCGCACGGCGATGGTCGTGTGGGAACGATCGTGGTCGCGCACGGCGCGGGTCCCGATTGGAACGCGCAGGTCGAGGCCGTCATCGAGCAGGCGCGGACCGGCGGCCCGATCGAGGTGAGCTACCTGATGGGGCCGGGCGCGCGGACGCACCGGTTCCAGGACGCGGCGAAGCGCCTGGTGGAGGCGGGAGTGCGCGAGATCGTCGTCGTGCCTCTGCTCGTCTCGAGCCACAGCGAGCACTACGAGCAGATCCGCTGGCTGGTGGGCGAGACGGACACGCTCGACGAGGTGATGATGCATCACCTGCACATGGCGGGGATCGAGCGGCCCGACGTCCCGGTGCCGATGCGCGTGACGCCGGCGCTGGACGGTGCGGAAGAGGTCGCAGGCATCGTCGCCGAACGCGCCCTCGCCCTCGCCGAGGAGCCCGCGGCGCAGGCGCTCTTCCTCATCGGGCACGGCCCCAACTCGGCGGAGGACTACGCCTCGTGGATGGAGGACCTCCGCCCGCTGGCGGAGCGGGTCCAGCAGATGACCGGCTTCCGCGACGTGAAGGTCGGGCTCGTACAGGACGACGCGGCGGGCCACGTGCGCGCGGAGGCGGTGCGGCGAATCCGTGAGATCATCACGCTCCAGCACCAGGTCACCGGGCGACCGGTGGTCGTGGTGCCGGTGCTGATCGGCACGGGCCAGATCAGTCTGGAGAAGTTCCCGGCGGATCTCGCAGGGCTGCCCATCGCCTACGATGGCAAGGGGTTGCTGCCGCATCCCGCGCTGGCACGGTGGATCGAGGCGCGGGTGGCGGCGGCGGGGACGGTGGGTCTGCACTGGTAAGGGAGCGCCAGCCAGACCAGTAGGAAGCGCCGGTGGGGGCGGGGGTAGGAGGGCGAGGCTCGGCGAGGGGCCTTGGCCGTTGCCCTTTCCTGACCGTGTCGGGGTGTGTGCATGGTGGGGACTGGTCTTGCCCGCCCACTGCCCCATTTCCCATGACGCCGGGCGGAGCATCGAGACGGGGCGCGGTGAGAGCCGCGCCCTTGGTTTTTTCGGATCCCTACGGTGCGGTCGGCCTAGGGGGCGAGGAGGGAATCGGGATCGCTCCTGCCTCTCCTATATTCGGGTTGTCTTCGGGTCCCGGGCACCCCATATTGCCGGGGCCATGCGGTACGTCGAGTTGCGGGCGCACACCGCTTTCTCGTTCGGGGATGGGGCGACGACGCCGGAAGCGCTGGTCCGGCGGGCGGCGGAGTACGGTTATCCGGCGCTGGGGCTGACGGACCACGCGGACCTGGGCGGCGTCATCCGCTTCGCGCTGGAGTGCGAGCGGTCGGGGGTCCGGCCGGTGGTGGGTGCGGAGCTGGTGGTGGACGGCCACCCGCTGGCGGTGCTCGCCATGGACGAGCGCGGCTACCGCAACCTGGCGGCGCTGGTGACGCGCTCGCGGGTCGGCGCGCTGCGGGTGGAGGAGGTCGAGGGCGTGGAGGCGATCCGGCCGCGGGGCCGGCCGTCGCTCTCGTTCGCGGAGCTGGAGGCGCGGAGCGAGGGGCTGTTCGTGCTGACGGGCCCTGCGTCGGGCGAGATCGCGTCGCTGGTGCGGGCGGGGCGGCCGGAAGAGGCTGCGTACGTGCTGGACCGGTGGCGGAGCGTGTTCCCGGGCCGGCTCGCGGTCGAGGTGCAGCTCCACCACGTGTCGGGCGCGGAGGCGGCGCTGGCGGCTGCGCTGATCGAGCTGGCGGCGCGCGCGCGCGTGCCGTGGGTGGTGACCAACGACCCGCGCTACCTGGACGCGGACGGCCGGCTGGTGCACGACCTCCTCACCGCGTTGCGCGCGGGGTTGGACGTGAACACGGCTGCGTCGTGGGGCGTGCTGCACCCGAACGGCGAGTGGCGGCTCAAGACGCCGGAGGAGATGGCGCGGCTGTGGAAGGGCAGGGAGGCGGGGCTCGAGGAGAGCGTCCGCATCGCGGAGCAGTGTCGCTTCGACCTGCGCTGGCTGCGGCCGCCGCTGCCGCGGTTCCCCGTCCCCCCGGGCCACGACGATGATTCCTACCTCCGCGAGCTGGTGTACGCCGGCGCGGCGGAGCGCTGGGGCACGATCGACGAGCGGCAGCGCGCCCAGCTCGAGCACGAGCTGGGCGTGATCCGGCGACTCGGCTTCGCGGGCTTCTTCCTCGTCATGTGGGACGCGGTGCGGTTCGCGCGCTCTCGCGGGATCCTCTGCCAGGGGCGGGGCAGCGCGGCGAACTCGGCGGTCGCCTACTGCCTGGGCATCACGGCGGTGGATCCGGTGCGGCACGGGCTGTTGTTCGAGCGCTTCCTCAGCGAGGTGCGCACGGACGGCAAGACGGAGGCGCCGGACATCGACGTGGACTTCGAGATGCACCGCCGTGAGGAAGTGCTGAACTACATGTACGAGCGCTACCGCCGGCAGCACGCGGCGATCGCGTGCACGGTCCTGACGTACCACGCCCCCAGCGCGGCGCAGGACGCGATGCGCGCGCTCGGCTACCCGGCGGAGCTGGCGCTCCGCGTCTCGAAGCGGCTGCACCGCTGGCACCCGGGCGAGGGTGCGGATGCGCTGGAGAAGGAGGTGGCGGCGCAGGTCGGGATCGACGTCGTCAACGACCCGCGGGGCCGTGCGCTGGTGGCGGCGATGCGCGCGTTCGAGGACCTGCCCCGCCTGCGCGCCACGCACCCCGGCGGCTTCGTGCTCTCCTCCCAGCCGCTGAGCGAGTACCTGCCCATCGAGCACACGACGATGGGCCGGACCATCATCCAGTTCGACAAGGACGACCTGGACGCGGCGGGCGTCCCCAAGTTCGACTTCCTGGGGCTGGGCGGCCTCTCGGCCGTGCACATCGCGTTCGACGCGATCGAGCGGCGCACGGGCCGGAAGCTCGAGCTGTACTCGCTGCCCGTGGACGACGCGAAGACGTACGAGATGATCGCGCGCGGCGACACGGTCGGCACGTTCCAGCTCGAGAGCCGCGCGCAGATCGGCTCGCTCGTCCAGACCAAGCCGGACCGGCTGTACGACATCGTGGTGCAGGTCGCGCTGATCCGTCCGGGTCCGATCCAGGCGCGGTTCGTCCATCCGTACACGCGGCGGCGCCGCGGCCTCGAGCCCGTGCGCTACACGCACCCTTTGCTGGAGCCGATCCTGAAGCGCACGTACGGCATCCCGATCTTCCAGGAACAGGCGATGGCGATCGCGATGACGCTGGGCGGCTTCAGCGCGGCGGAGGCGGACGAGCTGCGGCGCGCCATGGGGCACCGCCGCAAGCGCGAGCGGCTGGTGGCGGCGCTCCAGCGGCTGCGCGCGCGCATCATCGAGCGTGGCTACGGCGAGGAGATCGCGGACGAGGTGTGTCAGGATCTCCTCAGCTTCGCCAATTACGGCTTCCCCGAGTCGCACGCGTGGAGCTTCGCGCTGATCGCGTACGCCACGGCGTACCTCAAGGCGCACTATCCCGCGGAGTTCCTGCTCGGGCTGCTGAACTCCTGGCCCATGGGCTTCTATCCGCCGTCCACGCTGGTGCACGACGCGCGGCGCCATGGGGTGGTGGTGCTGGGGCCGTGCATGCGGGATGGGGGGTGGGAGTGCGAGTTGGTGGAGCTGGGACCTGCGGAGCCGCCGGGCTCCGACCCCGCTTCGCCGCAGAGGGGCACCGGGGCTGCGCCCGGTCCGGACTCCGCTGCGCCGGCGGTGGCAGGGTCGGGCGGGCGGATCGGAGCCGAGCGGGAGGCCGACCCTTCCAGCGGCGCCTCCGCCGCGGCCGAGCGCGACGAGGACGGCGGCCGCGTCGCCGTCCGTCTCGGCTGGAAGTTCATCCGCGGCCTCGGCGAGCGTACGGGCGAGGCGTTGCGGGCCGCCCGCGCCGATGGGCCGTTCGCCTCCATCGAGGACGTGATCCGGCGCGCGCGGCTCACCCGCGCCGAGGCGCTGCACATCGCGCGCGCCGGCGCGTTCGAGGCGTTCCAGCCCGGCCGCCGCAAGGCGGCGTGGGAAGCGCTTCGCGCCGCCGGCGACCTGCTGCCGCTCGCGCCCGCCCACGGCCGGCCCGGGAGCGGCGGGAACGGCGCCCGTGTCCCGCTCCCCTTCGACCCCCGGGAGCTGGAAGGCGAGGAGCTGGTCTTCCTGGACTACCTGGCGACGGGGGTGAGCACCCACGGCCACCCGATGGAGCACCTGCGTGCACGGCTCGACGCGGCGGGGGTCGTGCGCAGCGACCGGCTGCGCGCGGAGCGGGACGGCGCGCGGATCACCGTCGCGGGCCTCGTCGTCGCGCGCCAACGCCCGGAGACCGCGAACGGCACGGTGTTCGTGTTGCTGGAGGACGAGGCGGGCTTCATCAACGTGATCGTGCCGGCCCGCCTCTACGAGCGCAACCGCGAGGTCGTGAAGTTCTCGCCGTTCCTGGTGGTCGAGGGCGAGCTCGAGATCGATGGTGACGCGATCAACGTGGTGGGCCGGCGTTTCCGCGAGCTGGCCGTCCGGCGGCGGCTCACGCACAGGTCGCGGGATTTCCGGTAGGCGGCGAGACCCGGAGCCGTGGAGCCCGCAGTCGGAGACCCGGAGCCCGGCGCGCGAAGCGGGAGCGGAGCCCGGCCCGCGCGTGGCGCGGCTGGCGCCCGGGCGCGGCGCGGACGCGCCAGCGCCCGGTGTGCGCCGTGAGACACATGCCGCGCCCCTACTCCACCCACACCGTCTTGATGTTCACGAACTCCTTCAGCCCGTAGTGCGACAGCTCCCGCCCGTATCCGCTCTCCTTGACGCCGCCGAACGGCAGCCGCGGGTCGGAGCGGACCAGCGCGTTGACGAAGCAGGAGCCCGCCTCCAGCTCCTCGGTCGCGATCCGCTCGCCGCGCTCGCGGTCGCGGGTGAAGACCGCGGCGCCGAGCCCGAACCTCGACTCGTTCGCGAGCCGGATCGCTTCCGCCTCGTCCTTCGCCGGCACGATCGCGGCGACGGGCCCGAACGACTCATCCTCGAACGCGGGCATCCCCTTCTTCACATCGGTCAGCACGGTGGGCGGGTAGAAGGCGCCCGGGCCCTCCGGGATCTCGCCGCCGAGGAGCAGACGCGCGCCGGCGCGCACGCTCGCCTGCACCAGCTCGTGTAGACCGTCCCGCAGGTCGTGGCGCGCGAGTGGGCCGACCTCCGTCTGCTCGTCCAGCGGGTCGCCGACGCGCGCCGCGCGCATACGCTCGACGAACAACCGCTCGAACTCCTCCCGCACGCTCTCCACCACGATGAAGCGCTTGGCCGCGATGCAGCTCTGGCCCGAGTTGATCAGGCGGCTGGCCGCGCACATCGCGGCGGCGTGCTCGATGTCCGCGTCCTCCAACACGATGTAGGGGTCGCTGCCTCCCAGCTCCAGCACGGTCTTCTTGACCCGCGCGCCCGCGCTGGCCGCCACCGCGCGCCCCGCTGGCGTGCCGCCGGTGAGCGTCACGGCGCGCACCACCGGATGGCCGATGATGCCGTCCACCGCCTCGCTACCGACGAGCAGCGTGCGGAACACGTCGCGCGGGAAGCCCGCGTCGTGCAGGAGCCGCTCGATGGCCAGCGCGCAGCCGGGCACGTTGGACGCGTGCTTGAGAACCGCCACGTTCCCCGCCACGAGCGCCGGCGCGGCGAACCGGAAGACCTGCCAGAAGGGGAAGTTCCAGGGCATGATGGCGAGGACCACGCCGAGGGGCCGGAACGCCACGAAGCTGCGGCGCGCGTCCGTCTCGACCCTCTCCGGTTCGAGGAAGCGCGGGCCGTTCTCCGCGTAGTAGTCGCACGCCAGCGCGCACTTCTCCACCTCGGCGCGGCCAGCGGTGATCGGCTTGCCCATCTCCAGCGCCATCAGCCGCGCATACTCCGCCGCCCGCTCCCGCAGCAACGTCGCCGCTTCCCGCAGCAGCGCGGCGCGCTCCTCCACGCTCGTCCTGCGCCACGCCTGGAACGCCGCATCCGCCGCGTGGAGGATGCGGTCCACCTCCTCCGGCGGCGTCTCCTGATACTCCCCGATGGTTTCGCCCGTGGCCGGGTTCACCGCGCGGATCGTCATCGCTGCTCCCCTCCTTCCTGTCCTCCTGTGGTCCGCCGACGAGTCGTCCGACGCAAGATACCAAACGGGGCGCGCAGGTGCGATGCACCCGGCGCCCCGCGCCCAGGACCAGCGATGGCGAAACTACTCGCCCTCTCCCGTGCCCGGCTCGACCGGGTCGCCGTCGCCGCCAACGCCGTCGCCGCCGCCGAGGGCGTCGACCGTCACCGGCAGGACCGCCTCCGTCCGGCTGCCGACCTCGCATTGATCGCTCGGAACGTGGAGC
Coding sequences:
- a CDS encoding error-prone DNA polymerase gives rise to the protein MRYVELRAHTAFSFGDGATTPEALVRRAAEYGYPALGLTDHADLGGVIRFALECERSGVRPVVGAELVVDGHPLAVLAMDERGYRNLAALVTRSRVGALRVEEVEGVEAIRPRGRPSLSFAELEARSEGLFVLTGPASGEIASLVRAGRPEEAAYVLDRWRSVFPGRLAVEVQLHHVSGAEAALAAALIELAARARVPWVVTNDPRYLDADGRLVHDLLTALRAGLDVNTAASWGVLHPNGEWRLKTPEEMARLWKGREAGLEESVRIAEQCRFDLRWLRPPLPRFPVPPGHDDDSYLRELVYAGAAERWGTIDERQRAQLEHELGVIRRLGFAGFFLVMWDAVRFARSRGILCQGRGSAANSAVAYCLGITAVDPVRHGLLFERFLSEVRTDGKTEAPDIDVDFEMHRREEVLNYMYERYRRQHAAIACTVLTYHAPSAAQDAMRALGYPAELALRVSKRLHRWHPGEGADALEKEVAAQVGIDVVNDPRGRALVAAMRAFEDLPRLRATHPGGFVLSSQPLSEYLPIEHTTMGRTIIQFDKDDLDAAGVPKFDFLGLGGLSAVHIAFDAIERRTGRKLELYSLPVDDAKTYEMIARGDTVGTFQLESRAQIGSLVQTKPDRLYDIVVQVALIRPGPIQARFVHPYTRRRRGLEPVRYTHPLLEPILKRTYGIPIFQEQAMAIAMTLGGFSAAEADELRRAMGHRRKRERLVAALQRLRARIIERGYGEEIADEVCQDLLSFANYGFPESHAWSFALIAYATAYLKAHYPAEFLLGLLNSWPMGFYPPSTLVHDARRHGVVVLGPCMRDGGWECELVELGPAEPPGSDPASPQRGTGAAPGPDSAAPAVAGSGGRIGAEREADPSSGASAAAERDEDGGRVAVRLGWKFIRGLGERTGEALRAARADGPFASIEDVIRRARLTRAEALHIARAGAFEAFQPGRRKAAWEALRAAGDLLPLAPAHGRPGSGGNGARVPLPFDPRELEGEELVFLDYLATGVSTHGHPMEHLRARLDAAGVVRSDRLRAERDGARITVAGLVVARQRPETANGTVFVLLEDEAGFINVIVPARLYERNREVVKFSPFLVVEGELEIDGDAINVVGRRFRELAVRRRLTHRSRDFR
- a CDS encoding succinate-semialdehyde dehydrogenase (in Escherichia coli this enzyme appears to be an NAD+/NADP+-dependent succinate semialdehyde dehydrogenase), producing the protein MTIRAVNPATGETIGEYQETPPEEVDRILHAADAAFQAWRRTSVEERAALLREAATLLRERAAEYARLMALEMGKPITAGRAEVEKCALACDYYAENGPRFLEPERVETDARRSFVAFRPLGVVLAIMPWNFPFWQVFRFAAPALVAGNVAVLKHASNVPGCALAIERLLHDAGFPRDVFRTLLVGSEAVDGIIGHPVVRAVTLTGGTPAGRAVAASAGARVKKTVLELGGSDPYIVLEDADIEHAAAMCAASRLINSGQSCIAAKRFIVVESVREEFERLFVERMRAARVGDPLDEQTEVGPLARHDLRDGLHELVQASVRAGARLLLGGEIPEGPGAFYPPTVLTDVKKGMPAFEDESFGPVAAIVPAKDEAEAIRLANESRFGLGAAVFTRDRERGERIATEELEAGSCFVNALVRSDPRLPFGGVKESGYGRELSHYGLKEFVNIKTVWVE